Genomic segment of Coffea arabica cultivar ET-39 chromosome 1e, Coffea Arabica ET-39 HiFi, whole genome shotgun sequence:
ttttttattttcaggGTTACATAAACCTTGACTTTTGTGGGATTATGCGCGATGCATCAGCAACTGATCCTTCTTCTGTTGTGcaaataatccatatttactgtgcTGAAATGGAATCCCTGCTATTTCGACTTAACAGAATGACGTAATGCTTAAACCTTGACATTAAGTACttgaatttatttgttttttattcAACTATATATGTTGCCTCATTGATTTTTTTCCCCCAGTAAGGATGGTTCTGCTGATTTAGCTGTGGTGACTGAACTATCTCGCACTGCAAAACTGAAAAGCGAAAGGTAACTTATCTTCTTCAGTGGTATATTCAGTTGTTGATGAAACCTATTTAATGATTATAGAAATTGTAACTAAAAGTTTTGTTGGTGAACTTAACTTTTAGTCATATATGTATAATGCTAAAATgacacccaaaaaaaaggacaaaaacaaTCTCTAATATAATCTAAAACTATATTATCACAAGGGTTTTCAAATTTTATACTTGTATGCTGAGACGATTAATTTATCAATatcattttgttgttttatccGCGTGTAGGTTTGGTTATAtgttaggttcatgagtaaaAAGATTATGTCCCACATTAGTTCGAGAGATGAAAAAAAAGTGGTTAATATATAAGTAAGAATTCAAAACCTAATAGCTTAATCTTTTAGGTCAGAGTTGATGGACTCTCTCGAGATGTTTCTCCCTAGTATTATAAACTAAGTCTCTATACGCATTTTAGACTGAAATTGGAACTCAAATGGAGTAAAACAATTAATTGCACAAGATTATGTGATAGAGCAAATGCACTAAGTTCCTCTCTAGTCTCTTCAAAGGAACGCCCACGCGCACACACAGATATGTATATACAATGATCACGGTTTCAAAACCtgttatttattcatttattcttTTGAGTATACAGAATTGGTGCTGAGCGTGTGCTGCTTGAATGCTCGAACCTCGTTCAAGCTT
This window contains:
- the LOC113690151 gene encoding histidine-containing phosphotransfer protein 2-like, with the protein product MNFKRINEGFRHGQLLQMIDEGYINLDFCGIMRDASATDPSSVVQIIHIYCAEMESLLFRLNRMTKDGSADLAVVTELSRTAKLKSERIGAERVLLECSNLVQACENKDIDNIHEALFYVKNEFKYTKTKLLDFAKLQKRIVNLENEEKKK